The genomic stretch CCGGGGAGCTGGCGCAGTCCACCCAGGTCCTCGAAGTTGGTGGTGAAGGCGGAGAACCCGCCCTCTTCAAGGAAGGAGCGCATCCCGGCCTCCTGCCGGGCCGCGTAGGCCAGGGACTCCCTGCGGGCGCCACCTTCCCTCAGTTCGGCGGCGACCTCGTAGTGCGCGTCGTATTCGGCCAGCAGCGCCTGGACCTGCTCCTCGGTGACCGCCTCGACCCGTTCCACCAGGTCGTTGACCGCCCAGGTGTTGATCGAGGTGCCCAGCCGGATCTCGGCCTCGGTCTTGTCCCCCTCGGTGACGGCGACGTTGCGCATATTGTCCCCGAACCGGCACACCCGCATGTTCGCCAACGCGTTCCACCCGGCGGCGGCGCGCGCCCAGGCGCCCACCTCCGCCTGCACCCGAGGGTCGCTGCTGTGTCCGACCACGGTCTTCCGTCGCATTCCGGTGCGGGTGGCGATGTAGCCGAACTCCCGGTCCCCATGGGCGGCCTGGTTCAGGTTCATGAAGTCCATGTCGATCTCGGCCCAGGGCAGCGCCATGTTCGCCTGGGTGTGGAAGTGCAGCAGCGGCTTCGCCAGCGCCTCGAGCCCGGCGATCCACATCTTCGCCGGGGAGAAGGTATGCATCCACACGATCACCCCGAGGCAGTTCTCATCGGCGTTCGCGGCCAGCGCGGCCTGCTTGATCGCGTCACGTTCGGTGAGCACCGGCTTCCACAGGATCTGCACCGAGATCTCACCGGCGGCGTCGAGTGCGTCGCTGACCTGACGGGACTGCTCGGCGACCTGGTCCAGGGTCTCTGGACCGTAGAGCCCCTGGGATCCGGTGAGGAACCAGAGGGTCTTGCCCGCGAAGGGAGCAGCGAACGAGGAGGTCAGCGGCGCCGAGTCGGAGGTGCCGGGAGTCTCAACTGCGGGGCTCATGCCGCTGGCGCTCATGTGTTGTCCTTCTGTCCATAGACGTTCTGATACCGCGCGTAGAGCGCGTCGATCTGGTGCTGCGCGATCCGCTCGGGATTCCCGTAGGCGCGGGCGAAATGCACCGTGCGCGCGACCTCCTCGCAGAGCACCGCGGCCTTCACCGCCTCTTTGGCGTCGGCTCCGATGGTGAAGGGCCCGTGCCGGTCCATCAGCACCGCCTTGGAACGGGAGGCCTGCAGGGTCTGCACGATCCCGCGGCCGATGGAGTCATCCCCGATCAGCGCGAAGGGTCCGATGGGGATGTCTCCGCCGAACTCGTCGGCCATCATGGTCAGCACGCACGGGATCGATTCGCCCCGGGCCGCCCAGGAGGTCGCGTAGGAGGAATGGGTGTGGACCACGCCACCGACGTGGGACATGTGCCGGTAGACGTAGGCATGCGCGGCGGTGTCGGAGGAGGGGGAGAGCCCGATGGAGGTGTCGTCGTCGATCTTGACCCCGTCCAGGGTGCAGACCACCATGTTCGACGCGTTCAGCTCGTCGTAGCTGACCCCGGAGGGCTTGATCACGAACACCGCGGAGAGCCCGTCGGGGCCGACCTGATCGTGATCAGCAAGCTCGACCCGCGCCGAGACGTTGCCCGCGGTCCAGGCCACCAGGTCATTGCGCGGGAGCTCCGCGTGCAGTGCGGCCACGGTCTCCCGCGACGCGGCGATGGCCTCCTGGGCGGAGGCCGAGAGATCTTTCAGATGCAGGGCATTCATGCGCTGACCTCCTGCTGATGGGCGCGACGCCGGATGGCCTTGAGCCGGCGCATGACGTCGTCTCCGCCGCGCCCGAAGTGATCGTGCAATCCCCGGTATTCCGCGTAGAGCTCGTCGTAGGCCGCCGCCGCCTCAGGCTGCGGGGTGTAGGCGTTCTTCCGGCGTCCGCCCATGACCGACCCGGCGGTGGAGGCGTCCGGGTAGGCCCCGGCGGCGACCGCGGCGTGGATGGCCGAGCCCAGCGCGGGTCCCTGCGTGGAGATGATGGTGGAGATCGGCAGCCCGGTGATATCGGCGTAGAGCTGCATCAGGAACGGATTGCGCAGCAGCCCGCCGGCGACGACCAGCTCGGTCACCGGGACCCCGGAGCTGTTGAAGGCCTCGATGATGGTGCGCGTGCCGAAGGCCGTGGACTCCAGCAGGGCGCGGTACACGTCCTCGGGCCTGGTGGCCAGGGTCACCCCGAGCAGCAGGCCGGAGAGCTCGTGGTCCACCAGCACCGATCGGTTCCCGGAGTGCCAGTCCAGGGCCACCAGCCCGTGCGCCCCGACCGGTTGGGCGGCGGCCTTCTCGGTGAGCAGCTCATGGACGCTGAGCCCGCGGCGCTCGGCCTCGGTGCTGACCCGTCCCGGAACCTGGTGCTCCACATACCAGGCGAAGATGTCCCCGACTCCGGACTGTCCGGCCTCATAGCCCCACAGCCCGGCAGTGATCCCACCGTGGACGGCGCCGCACATGCCCGGCACCTCCGCCAGCCGGTCCCCGTTCATCACATGACAGGTGGAGGTGCCCA from Nesterenkonia sandarakina encodes the following:
- the araA gene encoding L-arabinose isomerase, whose protein sequence is MSPAVETPGTSDSAPLTSSFAAPFAGKTLWFLTGSQGLYGPETLDQVAEQSRQVSDALDAAGEISVQILWKPVLTERDAIKQAALAANADENCLGVIVWMHTFSPAKMWIAGLEALAKPLLHFHTQANMALPWAEIDMDFMNLNQAAHGDREFGYIATRTGMRRKTVVGHSSDPRVQAEVGAWARAAAGWNALANMRVCRFGDNMRNVAVTEGDKTEAEIRLGTSINTWAVNDLVERVEAVTEEQVQALLAEYDAHYEVAAELREGGARRESLAYAARQEAGMRSFLEEGGFSAFTTNFEDLGGLRQLPGLAVQRLMESGYGFGAEGDWKTALLVRAAKVMGHGLPGGASLMEDYTYEMTPGKEKILGAHMLEICPSLTTSTPRIEIHPLGIGDREDPVRMVFDTDPGEGVVVAMSDLRERFRLTANLVDLVAPDEPLPKLPVARAVWEPRPDFATSAACWLTAGAAHHTVLSTAAGLQAFEDLAEIAGMELAVIDAGTTARGFAKELRFNAAYHRLAQGL
- a CDS encoding L-ribulose-5-phosphate 4-epimerase; the protein is MNALHLKDLSASAQEAIAASRETVAALHAELPRNDLVAWTAGNVSARVELADHDQVGPDGLSAVFVIKPSGVSYDELNASNMVVCTLDGVKIDDDTSIGLSPSSDTAAHAYVYRHMSHVGGVVHTHSSYATSWAARGESIPCVLTMMADEFGGDIPIGPFALIGDDSIGRGIVQTLQASRSKAVLMDRHGPFTIGADAKEAVKAAVLCEEVARTVHFARAYGNPERIAQHQIDALYARYQNVYGQKDNT